The Haloplanus sp. CK5-1 genome contains a region encoding:
- a CDS encoding DUF5827 family protein produces MPRPKSEFEGIYPCEFYEPEELLDADVMYTIGEIARLLQGLDPDADVDEGTEAVIVDWAVPWVMVNADDLVVGEPPTDDDPGYYGLRTE; encoded by the coding sequence ATGCCCAGACCCAAATCCGAGTTCGAGGGGATCTACCCCTGCGAGTTCTACGAGCCCGAGGAACTGCTCGACGCCGACGTGATGTACACGATCGGAGAGATCGCTCGCCTGCTGCAGGGACTCGACCCCGACGCCGACGTGGACGAGGGGACCGAGGCCGTCATCGTCGACTGGGCGGTGCCGTGGGTGATGGTCAACGCCGACGACTTGGTGGTCGGCGAGCCACCGACCGACGACGACCCCGGGTACTACGGACTGCGAACGGAGTGA
- a CDS encoding MBL fold metallo-hydrolase, giving the protein MTDVTNLAADVRAFTSNAFLVPGERTVLVDTGANFDVVSRIESRIDALDAVVLTHTHRDHVGNVGAVCEAFGVETWGYDPEQPAVDHELGATAHIGDHDYDILHTPGHKNDHICLYAPAPKVCFAGDLVFADGAFGRTDLEEGDREALIRSIDRLRETVDPDLSALHAGHGPSATTDAYATIERAGEAARRR; this is encoded by the coding sequence ATGACCGACGTCACGAACCTCGCGGCCGACGTGCGCGCGTTCACCAGCAACGCCTTCCTCGTGCCCGGCGAGCGGACGGTCCTGGTCGATACCGGGGCGAACTTCGACGTCGTCTCCCGGATCGAGTCTCGGATCGACGCCCTCGACGCCGTCGTCCTGACCCACACCCACCGGGACCACGTCGGCAACGTCGGCGCCGTATGCGAGGCGTTCGGCGTCGAAACGTGGGGATACGATCCCGAGCAGCCCGCGGTCGACCACGAACTCGGGGCGACGGCCCACATCGGCGACCACGACTACGACATCCTCCACACGCCGGGCCACAAAAACGACCACATCTGTCTGTACGCGCCGGCCCCGAAGGTCTGTTTCGCGGGCGACCTGGTGTTCGCCGACGGCGCGTTCGGACGGACGGATCTGGAGGAGGGAGACCGCGAGGCGCTGATCCGGAGCATCGACCGCCTGCGTGAGACGGTCGATCCGGACCTCTCGGCCCTCCACGCCGGCCACGGGCCGAGCGCCACGACCGACGCCTACGCGACGATCGAACGGGCGGGGGAGGCCGCCCGGCGGCGCTGA
- a CDS encoding dihydrofolate reductase, translated as MKLTSIAALAANGVIGRDGDLPWPSIPADKRQYRDRIADAPVILGRRTFDSMCDDLPGTAQVVLSRSTTEYDVESAHHAAGVDDAVAAVESLGSDHAYVIGGAAIYDLFQPVVDRMVLSRIPGEYEGDTYFPDWDPDEWTLLDRTEYEAFTLEEWVRN; from the coding sequence ATGAAACTGACTTCGATTGCCGCACTGGCAGCGAACGGCGTGATCGGTCGGGACGGCGACCTCCCGTGGCCGAGTATCCCGGCCGACAAGCGACAGTACAGGGACCGGATCGCGGACGCACCCGTGATCCTCGGTCGACGAACCTTCGACTCGATGTGCGACGACCTCCCCGGAACCGCACAGGTGGTGTTGAGCCGGTCGACGACCGAGTACGACGTCGAGTCGGCCCACCACGCCGCCGGCGTCGACGACGCGGTTGCGGCCGTCGAATCGCTCGGGAGCGACCACGCCTACGTCATCGGCGGGGCGGCGATCTACGATCTGTTCCAGCCGGTCGTCGACCGGATGGTGCTCAGTCGGATCCCCGGCGAGTACGAGGGCGACACGTACTTCCCCGACTGGGACCCCGACGAGTGGACCCTCCTCGACCGCACCGAGTACGAGGCGTTCACGCTCGAAGAGTGGGTTCGGAACTAG
- a CDS encoding glutamate synthase-related protein: protein MSRPERVATWSDLADRDPIHARVEGVDLVVVRYDGEVSVLYGRCLHRGVLLGDGHVEGDDLICGVHGWDYRVDTGISEYDNSEVLESFPAWIDEDEDAVYVDAGDVAAWAEDNPQPYADPEDDGGDGAMRGATDDVDGGAVDPEFYGDPDDEAEPYAHYIQKLAQRGPEGIGEHGSVSAMGVPRSELPSWDDLQILTAQLARAPLADETPVDTGLVIGPNAENPLELEIPIFVSDMSFGALSEEAKVAISKGAERAGTGVCSGEGGMLPEEQEANSRYFYEYATGEFGWDIDLVDRVQAFHFKAGQGAKTGTGGHLPGEKVQGRIAEVRDLEPGTDAVSPARFRDLETPEDFAEMADRVREVGGGIPVGFKLSAQHVEADIDFALEAGADYLILDGRGGGTGAAPDIFKDNISVPTMAALARARRHLDERDRSDVTLVATGGLRTESDFIKAMALGADGVAVANSAMQAIGCLGMRACDSNNCPVGIATQREDLRSRIVVDSAADGLRNFFEATVELMTVMARACGHDSLAGFNRRDLTTWKRDVADLTGVEYAGVGHDRENR from the coding sequence GTGAGTCGCCCCGAACGGGTCGCCACGTGGAGCGACCTCGCCGACCGCGATCCCATCCACGCCCGCGTCGAGGGCGTCGATCTGGTCGTCGTCCGCTACGACGGCGAAGTGTCGGTCCTCTACGGACGGTGTCTCCACCGGGGCGTGCTCCTCGGCGACGGCCACGTCGAAGGCGACGACCTCATCTGCGGCGTCCACGGCTGGGACTACCGGGTCGACACCGGGATCAGCGAGTACGACAACTCCGAGGTCCTCGAGTCGTTCCCCGCGTGGATCGACGAGGACGAGGACGCCGTCTACGTCGACGCGGGCGACGTGGCTGCGTGGGCCGAGGACAACCCCCAACCGTACGCCGACCCCGAAGACGACGGCGGCGACGGGGCGATGCGGGGCGCCACCGACGACGTCGACGGCGGGGCAGTCGATCCCGAGTTCTACGGCGACCCCGACGACGAGGCGGAGCCGTACGCCCACTACATCCAGAAACTCGCCCAGCGGGGCCCCGAGGGAATCGGCGAACACGGGAGCGTCTCCGCGATGGGTGTCCCGCGGTCGGAGTTGCCATCGTGGGACGACCTACAGATCCTGACCGCCCAACTCGCTCGCGCGCCGCTTGCCGACGAGACACCGGTCGACACCGGACTGGTGATCGGCCCGAACGCGGAGAACCCGCTGGAACTGGAGATTCCGATCTTCGTCAGCGACATGAGCTTCGGAGCGCTCAGCGAGGAGGCGAAAGTCGCGATATCGAAAGGCGCAGAGCGAGCGGGAACCGGTGTCTGTTCCGGCGAGGGCGGCATGTTGCCCGAGGAGCAGGAGGCGAACTCCCGGTACTTCTACGAGTACGCGACGGGGGAGTTCGGCTGGGACATCGACCTCGTCGACCGGGTGCAGGCGTTCCACTTCAAGGCCGGACAGGGGGCGAAGACGGGCACCGGAGGCCACCTTCCCGGCGAGAAGGTCCAGGGGCGGATCGCCGAGGTTCGGGACCTCGAACCGGGGACCGACGCCGTGAGTCCGGCTCGGTTCCGGGATCTGGAGACGCCCGAGGACTTCGCCGAGATGGCCGACCGCGTCCGCGAGGTCGGCGGTGGCATCCCGGTCGGGTTCAAACTCTCCGCCCAACACGTCGAGGCCGACATCGACTTCGCTCTCGAGGCGGGGGCGGACTACCTCATCCTCGACGGGCGCGGCGGCGGCACCGGCGCGGCCCCCGACATCTTCAAGGACAACATCTCGGTTCCGACGATGGCGGCCCTCGCCCGCGCCCGTCGCCACCTGGACGAACGCGACCGCTCGGACGTGACGCTCGTCGCCACCGGTGGCCTCCGGACGGAGTCCGACTTCATCAAGGCCATGGCGCTCGGTGCCGACGGCGTCGCCGTCGCTAACTCGGCGATGCAAGCCATCGGCTGTCTCGGGATGCGGGCCTGTGACTCGAACAACTGTCCGGTCGGGATCGCCACCCAGCGGGAAGACCTCCGGAGCCGGATCGTCGTCGACTCGGCTGCCGACGGCCTCCGGAACTTCTTCGAGGCGACGGTCGAGTTGATGACGGTCATGGCCCGAGCCTGTGGACACGACAGCCTCGCAGGGTTCAACCGACGGGATCTGACGACCTGGAAACGCGACGTCGCCGACCTGACCGGCGTCGAGTACGCCGGTGTCGGGCACGACCGAGAAAACCGATGA
- the thyX gene encoding FAD-dependent thymidylate synthase, with protein MDVQLLEATPDPERVICSAARNDYLTEFVGDISFEEAMEGIEGETVEEKRETLIGHLLDHGHFGPFEHPQATFAIEGVSRSCMAQITRHRHASFDIQSMRYVSFDDVDPADVEEGAMVVTPPSATDPEWIGRNQSSGPVDAETVAERERIFRETVRNSVESYQELLELGMPPEDARFVLPIGTEVNIVMSVNARMLMHIADMRAAADSQWEIREMTESILDLAADWCPITFDHYEEQMKGRKNRLAP; from the coding sequence ATGGACGTCCAACTGCTCGAGGCGACGCCCGATCCGGAGCGCGTGATCTGCTCGGCGGCGCGGAACGACTACCTCACCGAGTTCGTCGGCGACATCTCCTTCGAGGAGGCGATGGAGGGAATCGAGGGAGAGACGGTCGAAGAGAAACGGGAGACCCTGATCGGCCACCTGCTGGACCACGGCCACTTCGGGCCGTTCGAACACCCACAGGCCACCTTCGCCATCGAGGGCGTCAGCCGATCGTGTATGGCACAGATCACCCGCCACCGCCACGCGAGTTTCGACATCCAGAGCATGCGGTACGTCTCCTTCGACGACGTGGACCCCGCGGACGTCGAGGAGGGGGCGATGGTGGTGACGCCGCCGTCGGCGACCGATCCGGAGTGGATCGGTCGCAACCAGTCGAGCGGCCCAGTCGACGCGGAGACCGTTGCGGAGCGCGAGCGGATCTTCCGCGAGACGGTGCGGAACTCCGTCGAGTCCTACCAGGAGTTGCTGGAGTTGGGAATGCCACCCGAGGACGCCCGCTTCGTCCTCCCCATCGGTACCGAGGTCAACATCGTCATGTCGGTCAACGCCCGAATGTTGATGCACATCGCCGACATGCGTGCCGCCGCCGACAGCCAGTGGGAGATCCGCGAGATGACCGAGTCTATCTTGGATTTGGCCGCCGACTGGTGTCCGATCACCTTCGACCACTACGAGGAGCAGATGAAGGGCCGGAAGAACCGCCTCGCACCCTGA
- a CDS encoding TRAM domain-containing protein, whose amino-acid sequence MVPKPVTTGETHVVAIEELGSEGDGIGYVDDFTVLVDEATLGETVQVEITDVASTFARGEVVDSEFGFD is encoded by the coding sequence ATGGTCCCGAAACCGGTCACGACCGGCGAGACGCACGTCGTCGCGATAGAGGAGTTGGGGTCGGAGGGCGACGGCATCGGCTACGTCGACGACTTCACGGTTCTCGTCGACGAGGCGACGCTCGGCGAGACGGTGCAGGTCGAGATCACCGACGTGGCGTCGACCTTCGCCCGCGGCGAGGTGGTCGACAGCGAGTTCGGCTTCGACTGA
- a CDS encoding bifunctional oligoribonuclease/PAP phosphatase NrnA, translating into MTDARGLYDLLHDGDALTVVCHNNPDPDCLSSAFALGRIAAAAGIDERRILYSGQISHQQNRAFVNLLGIDLQPFDPDSVRDRLPGSLLAFVDHSIPGRNNEVPAGTPIDIVIDHHPAEGIEARFVDHREEIGATATVLAEYVTELDVEVDTPLATALTFAIRRETLGFLRGMTTAEYEAVATLHDRIDPDLLRRLSNPSVSGATVDAIGDAIDNRSVRGSTLVTHVGYTSERDALPQAADYLATLEGVETAVVFGIVDDAIHVSARSTDSRIHVGDALADAFADVGSAGGHREMAGGEIPLGIFAGYAADDTTLLDIVERVVTDRLDATLGLDRSGEGGE; encoded by the coding sequence ATGACCGACGCTCGAGGCCTGTACGACCTACTCCACGACGGGGACGCGCTCACCGTCGTCTGCCACAACAACCCCGATCCGGACTGTCTGTCGAGCGCTTTCGCCCTCGGTCGGATTGCCGCCGCCGCCGGCATCGACGAGCGACGCATCCTCTACAGCGGCCAGATCTCCCACCAGCAGAACCGCGCGTTCGTCAACTTGCTCGGCATCGACCTTCAGCCGTTCGATCCGGACTCGGTGCGTGACAGGCTGCCCGGATCGCTGCTCGCCTTCGTCGACCACTCGATTCCGGGGAGGAACAACGAGGTGCCCGCGGGGACGCCGATCGATATCGTGATCGATCACCACCCGGCGGAGGGGATCGAGGCTCGATTCGTCGACCACCGTGAGGAGATCGGTGCGACGGCGACGGTCCTCGCGGAGTACGTCACCGAACTCGACGTGGAGGTGGACACGCCGCTCGCGACGGCGCTCACGTTCGCGATCCGGCGGGAGACGCTGGGGTTCCTGCGCGGGATGACGACCGCGGAGTACGAGGCCGTCGCCACCCTCCACGACCGGATCGATCCCGACCTGTTGCGTCGACTGTCGAATCCCTCGGTCAGCGGTGCGACGGTCGACGCCATCGGGGACGCCATCGACAACCGCTCGGTTCGGGGGTCGACACTCGTCACCCACGTCGGCTACACGAGCGAGCGCGACGCTCTCCCGCAGGCTGCCGACTACCTCGCGACCCTGGAGGGCGTCGAGACGGCAGTCGTATTCGGCATCGTCGACGACGCCATCCACGTCAGCGCCCGCTCGACGGACTCGCGGATCCACGTCGGCGACGCGCTCGCAGACGCCTTCGCGGACGTGGGAAGTGCCGGAGGACACCGCGAGATGGCCGGCGGCGAGATTCCGCTGGGTATCTTCGCCGGCTACGCGGCCGACGACACCACCCTGCTCGACATCGTCGAACGAGTCGTCACCGACAGACTCGACGCCACACTCGGACTGGACCGATCGGGGGAGGGTGGCGAGTAG
- a CDS encoding MBL fold metallo-hydrolase, with protein sequence MRLTFLGTGSAMPLPDRAQTGLLLERDDRRLLVDAGAGVLGRLAAADAGYEGVSTVLLTHHHLDHVADLLPLSKARWLAGETGLEVVGPSGTKAHLDALLDAYDYLDGRVDLRIREVGAHDFSVAGFDVDARETRHSVDGLAYRFAGEGDEGDLAISSDTEAFEGMAAFADGAAVFVHDCSFPDDVDVSNHPTPTTLGETLAGHDYGRVYLTHLYPHTEGRHDEMLDAVGRHYDGDVRFARDGLRVEC encoded by the coding sequence ATGCGCCTGACCTTCCTCGGCACCGGGAGCGCGATGCCGTTGCCCGACCGGGCCCAGACCGGCCTGTTGCTCGAACGCGACGACCGCCGACTGCTCGTCGACGCCGGCGCGGGCGTCCTCGGCCGACTCGCGGCGGCCGACGCGGGCTACGAGGGCGTCTCGACGGTCCTCCTCACCCACCACCACCTCGACCACGTCGCCGACCTCCTCCCCCTGTCGAAGGCGCGGTGGCTGGCGGGCGAGACGGGTCTGGAAGTCGTCGGCCCGAGCGGGACGAAAGCCCACCTCGACGCCCTGCTCGACGCCTACGACTACCTCGACGGCCGGGTCGACCTCCGGATCCGCGAGGTTGGTGCCCACGACTTTTCGGTCGCCGGCTTCGACGTGGACGCCCGCGAGACGCGCCACTCGGTGGACGGCCTCGCCTACCGGTTCGCCGGCGAGGGCGACGAGGGTGACCTCGCGATCAGTAGCGACACCGAGGCGTTCGAGGGGATGGCCGCCTTCGCCGACGGTGCCGCCGTGTTCGTCCACGACTGCTCTTTTCCCGACGACGTGGACGTCTCCAACCACCCCACGCCGACGACCCTCGGGGAGACCCTCGCCGGCCACGACTACGGCCGTGTCTATCTCACCCACCTCTACCCCCACACCGAGGGGCGACACGACGAGATGCTGGACGCCGTCGGCCGGCACTACGACGGCGACGTGCGCTTCGCCCGCGACGGCCTCCGCGTGGAGTGTTAG
- a CDS encoding isopentenyl phosphate kinase — MTTVLKLGGSVITEKDRAETLDGAALDAAADAVAAAVGGGATPDLALVHGAGSFGHHYAEKHGVTVDDGTADAGAVLEIHGSMTTLNRFVLSRLHDRDVDALPVHPLSAGARDADAALDLSLSSAGTMLGEGVVPVSHGDVVAHEGRGATVVSGDEVVVEWATGLDADRVGLCSTVDGVYDASGAVIDRIDDFDAVADALGGSDATDVTGGMAGKVRTLLDLDVPAFVFGLDDLSAFLDGEDVGTWIG, encoded by the coding sequence ATGACGACCGTCCTCAAACTCGGCGGGAGCGTCATCACCGAGAAGGACCGCGCGGAGACGCTCGACGGAGCGGCGCTGGACGCGGCGGCCGACGCCGTCGCCGCCGCCGTCGGTGGCGGGGCCACTCCGGACCTCGCACTCGTCCACGGCGCGGGGAGTTTCGGCCACCACTACGCGGAGAAACACGGTGTGACCGTCGACGACGGGACTGCTGATGCCGGCGCCGTCCTCGAGATTCACGGTTCGATGACGACGCTCAACCGCTTCGTCCTCTCGCGCCTGCACGACCGGGACGTGGACGCGCTCCCGGTCCACCCCCTCTCCGCCGGCGCGCGCGACGCCGACGCCGCCCTGGACCTGTCGCTGTCGTCCGCGGGGACGATGCTCGGCGAGGGCGTCGTCCCCGTCAGCCACGGCGACGTGGTCGCCCACGAGGGCCGGGGCGCGACGGTCGTCTCGGGCGACGAAGTCGTGGTCGAGTGGGCGACCGGCCTCGACGCCGACAGGGTCGGCCTCTGTTCGACCGTCGACGGCGTCTACGACGCGTCCGGCGCGGTGATCGACCGCATCGACGACTTCGACGCCGTCGCCGACGCCCTCGGCGGGAGCGACGCCACCGACGTGACCGGCGGGATGGCCGGCAAGGTGCGGACGCTCCTCGACCTCGACGTCCCCGCCTTCGTCTTCGGGCTCGACGACCTGTCGGCCTTCCTCGACGGCGAGGACGTGGGGACGTGGATCGGCTGA
- the mvk gene encoding mevalonate kinase yields MTVSSAPGKVYLFGEHAVVYGEPAVPCAIERRATVTVERRDDDHVRVQAADLSLDGFTVEYAGSTDDRPDVDVPAPLVEAAMGYVDAAVEQARDATDTPDAGFDITVESAIPLGAGLGSSAAVTVAGIDAATRELGRPLSAEEVADRAYRAEAAVQDGQASRADTFCSAVGGAVRVEGDDCRAIETPNLPFVVGFDGGAGDTGELVAGVRALKSEYGFAEDTVAAIGDVVRTGEQLLDPDAGTEDDALAEIGRLMNFNHGLLEALGVSSRSLDSMVWAAREAGAHGAKLTGAGGGGCIVALDPTPETLTALQFTPGCEEAFRAELATDGVRRLE; encoded by the coding sequence ATGACCGTATCGAGTGCACCGGGCAAGGTGTATCTCTTCGGCGAACACGCCGTCGTCTACGGCGAACCCGCCGTTCCCTGTGCCATCGAGCGTCGAGCGACGGTCACCGTCGAACGGCGCGACGACGACCACGTCCGCGTGCAGGCGGCGGACCTCAGCCTCGATGGGTTCACCGTCGAGTACGCCGGATCCACCGACGACCGGCCGGACGTCGACGTGCCGGCCCCCCTCGTCGAGGCGGCCATGGGCTACGTCGACGCGGCGGTCGAACAGGCCCGCGACGCCACGGACACGCCCGACGCCGGCTTCGACATCACCGTCGAGAGTGCTATCCCGCTGGGTGCGGGACTGGGCTCGTCGGCCGCCGTGACCGTCGCGGGCATCGACGCCGCGACGCGGGAGCTCGGACGGCCGCTCTCGGCCGAGGAGGTCGCGGACCGTGCCTACCGTGCGGAGGCGGCGGTACAGGACGGCCAGGCGTCGCGAGCAGACACCTTCTGTTCGGCCGTCGGAGGGGCCGTCCGCGTCGAGGGCGACGACTGCCGGGCCATCGAGACGCCGAACCTCCCCTTCGTCGTCGGCTTCGACGGCGGGGCGGGCGACACCGGCGAACTCGTCGCCGGCGTGCGCGCGCTCAAATCGGAGTACGGCTTCGCCGAGGACACCGTCGCCGCCATCGGCGACGTCGTCCGGACGGGCGAGCAGTTGCTCGACCCCGACGCGGGGACGGAAGACGACGCCCTCGCGGAGATCGGTCGCCTGATGAACTTCAATCACGGGTTGCTCGAAGCGCTGGGCGTCTCCTCGCGGTCGCTCGACAGCATGGTATGGGCGGCCCGCGAAGCCGGCGCGCACGGCGCGAAACTCACGGGCGCGGGCGGTGGCGGCTGTATCGTCGCACTCGATCCGACGCCGGAGACGCTGACCGCACTCCAGTTCACGCCGGGGTGTGAGGAGGCGTTTCGCGCCGAACTGGCGACCGACGGCGTCCGGAGGCTGGAATGA
- a CDS encoding HNH endonuclease translates to MSAEEAPIDFDPSYVAGLFDTVGRVRFDISETPQDGYTVRPMLRLSPHQTQLRAAVIGEFLEERGYRYDFIEREYGDEFFRLQRRTDLEDLQSFLDGRSAHLIRELAFVDGVFADQFDFDILDPVDVYRFTVARDELRHGWRPKGRYHVSPDDISDRHDVETDDVETPALPHTELRTGYTVEWIAGVYDGVCRYRASIAEASDYEIGYAMYPIARLHRSGVCPTFVNAFRQFCEDYDLTYGDSSGKNDLQITFTGASNVRRILDVLYPRLLVLAEASEGLVEGILPAFDENVHRDKRGFYDLLREFDRVAELSGGPFRHREYDPEYFADLWRDELDLVDRGTVPSHSGTRPEDELDQFDEVTVPPGAFGTTPRRFRTLVDRVERDPDRVARLKSLYDDRCQLCGTRLASSDGTGYSEVHHLRPLEAPHGGSDVTENMLVLCPNHHVDFDNGVVRVHVDDLSVDHPYDSAVDGDELFVTAEHEPAESALRYHNRTICRLR, encoded by the coding sequence ATGAGCGCCGAGGAGGCCCCGATCGACTTCGACCCCTCGTACGTCGCGGGGTTGTTCGACACCGTCGGACGGGTCCGATTCGACATCAGCGAGACGCCACAGGACGGGTACACGGTCCGGCCGATGCTCCGGCTCAGTCCACACCAGACGCAACTTCGGGCCGCCGTGATCGGCGAATTTCTGGAGGAGCGTGGCTATCGGTACGACTTCATCGAACGCGAGTACGGCGACGAGTTCTTTCGTCTCCAACGTCGAACCGACCTCGAAGACCTCCAGTCGTTTCTCGACGGACGGTCGGCTCACCTGATCAGGGAGTTGGCGTTCGTCGACGGAGTCTTCGCCGACCAGTTCGATTTCGACATCCTCGACCCGGTCGACGTCTACCGCTTCACGGTGGCACGGGACGAACTCCGCCACGGCTGGCGACCCAAAGGTCGGTACCACGTGTCGCCCGACGATATCTCGGACCGACACGACGTGGAGACCGACGACGTCGAAACACCGGCGCTGCCCCACACCGAACTCCGGACGGGATACACCGTCGAGTGGATCGCGGGGGTGTACGACGGTGTCTGCCGATACCGGGCGAGCATCGCGGAAGCATCCGACTACGAAATCGGGTACGCCATGTATCCCATCGCCCGGCTACACCGGTCCGGCGTCTGTCCGACGTTCGTGAACGCGTTCCGCCAGTTCTGCGAGGATTACGACCTCACCTACGGCGACTCGTCCGGGAAGAACGACCTGCAGATCACGTTCACGGGCGCGTCCAACGTTCGCCGGATACTGGACGTCCTGTACCCGCGACTGCTCGTCTTGGCGGAGGCCTCCGAAGGTCTGGTCGAGGGCATCCTCCCGGCGTTCGACGAGAACGTCCACCGCGACAAACGAGGGTTCTACGACCTCCTCCGCGAGTTCGACCGCGTAGCCGAGTTGAGTGGCGGCCCGTTCCGTCATCGGGAGTACGACCCGGAGTACTTCGCCGATCTGTGGCGCGACGAGTTGGACCTCGTCGATCGGGGGACGGTCCCGTCGCACTCGGGGACACGACCGGAAGATGAGTTGGACCAGTTCGACGAGGTGACCGTCCCTCCGGGTGCGTTCGGGACGACACCCCGGCGGTTCAGAACGCTCGTCGATCGGGTCGAACGGGACCCCGACCGCGTCGCACGTCTCAAATCGCTGTACGACGACCGCTGTCAGCTCTGCGGGACCCGACTGGCGAGTAGCGACGGGACCGGGTACTCGGAGGTCCACCACCTCCGCCCGTTGGAGGCACCCCACGGCGGGTCCGACGTGACGGAGAACATGCTCGTCCTCTGTCCGAACCACCACGTGGACTTCGACAACGGGGTCGTCCGGGTGCACGTCGACGATCTGTCCGTCGACCACCCGTACGATTCGGCGGTCGACGGCGACGAGCTTTTCGTAACCGCCGAGCACGAACCCGCCGAGTCCGCACTCCGGTACCACAACCGAACCATCTGCCGGCTCCGATGA